A stretch of DNA from Natrinema halophilum:
TACCGGACTCGGTGGGTTTTGGGCCTATCGATACACCGTTTGATCGCCGGTGACAGGAGGATTTTTGCGGCTTCCCGACCCGACAGTACGCATGCGAGTTCTGGCTTTCGACGGCCGCATGGGAGCGAGTGGTGACATGATCCTCGCCGCTCTGCTCGATGCCGGTGCTTCCCCCGACGCCCTCGAGTCCGTAACGGACGCCCTCGAGGTCGAGTATCGAATCGACTCGGCGATGAAAAGCGGCATTGCCGCGACGACGGTCGACGTGTTCTTGACGGGCGACGATGACGGCGATAACGGTGACCGCTCGTACGACGATTCGGAACACGAGCACGAACACGAACACAGTCACGAGCACGATCACGAGCACGGTCACGACCACAGCCACGACCACGACCACGAAGACGAACACAGTCACGAGCACGACCACAGCCACGACCACGACCACAGCCACGACCACGACCACAGCCACGATCACGACCACGACGCTGTCCGCGCCGAGGGCCACGGCCCGCATCGCAGCTATCTCGAGGTCCGCGAGATCGTGACCGACATGGGCCTCGAGCCGGCGGTCGAACGCGACGCCCTCGCGATCTTCGAATTACTCGGTCGGGCGGAGGCGGGCGTCCACGGCGAAGAGCTCGAGGGGATTCACTTCCACGAGGTCGGTGCCGACGACGCGATCGCGGACGTGGTCGGTGCAGCGGCCCTGTTGCACGATCTCGAGCCCGATCGGGTCGTGACGACGCCGCTTTCGACCGGTGACGGGACGGTGTCGATGAGCCACGGCGAATATCCCGTCCCGGCGCCGGCTGTCGTCGAGATCGCACAGCAGGCCGACTGGTCACTGCGCGGCGGGCCGGTCGACGCGGAGTTGCTCACCCCGACCGGGGCCGCGATTCTGGGCCACGTCGCGGACGGCGTCGACTCGCTGCCCCCGCTCTCGCTTTCGGCCTCGGGCTACGGCGCAGGTGGCTACGACCTCGATCCACATCCGAACGTGCTTCGAGTACTGGTCGGAGCCGGTGAGGGCGGCCT
This window harbors:
- the larC gene encoding nickel pincer cofactor biosynthesis protein LarC yields the protein MRVLAFDGRMGASGDMILAALLDAGASPDALESVTDALEVEYRIDSAMKSGIAATTVDVFLTGDDDGDNGDRSYDDSEHEHEHEHSHEHDHEHGHDHSHDHDHEDEHSHEHDHSHDHDHSHDHDHSHDHDHDAVRAEGHGPHRSYLEVREIVTDMGLEPAVERDALAIFELLGRAEAGVHGEELEGIHFHEVGADDAIADVVGAAALLHDLEPDRVVTTPLSTGDGTVSMSHGEYPVPAPAVVEIAQQADWSLRGGPVDAELLTPTGAAILGHVADGVDSLPPLSLSASGYGAGGYDLDPHPNVLRVLVGAGEGGLVKDDIAVLETNLDDATPEVLGGLQETLSDAGARDVSIVPATMKKSRPGHLVKVICKPADRERIARRLAAETGTLGVRDAGVTHRWIANREFETVRLEIGGDEYEVVVKIASDDDGEVHDVSAEYDDAEAVAQESGVPVREVIRRSETIARESVSR